Proteins from a genomic interval of Rubinisphaera italica:
- a CDS encoding DUF3467 domain-containing protein, with protein MADEASPVEAGQAAAEQQQIRIDIDDSNVEAIYANMCRVSSTPEELILDLALNPNPVGNPPEKIRVSQRVILNHFTAKRLVSLLASAVQRHEQTFGVLETDVRKRVKNQPSK; from the coding sequence ATGGCAGATGAAGCATCCCCGGTAGAAGCAGGACAGGCAGCAGCGGAACAGCAACAGATTCGAATCGATATTGATGATTCCAATGTCGAAGCGATTTACGCGAATATGTGCCGGGTCTCAAGTACTCCTGAGGAACTGATCCTCGATCTGGCTTTGAATCCGAATCCTGTGGGCAATCCCCCTGAAAAGATTCGCGTATCACAGCGAGTGATCCTGAATCACTTCACCGCCAAACGACTCGTCTCTTTGCTCGCTTCAGCGGTGCAGCGTCACGAGCAGACTTTTGGCGTACTGGAAACCGATGTTCGCAAACGAGTTAAGAATCAACCATCAAAGTAA
- a CDS encoding NAD(P)H-dependent glycerol-3-phosphate dehydrogenase — MPTKIAILGGGAMATACAILLNEHQDQQVSMWLRSADLAREITETRENKRLLPGVQIPQEIEVTGDIEQAVADAEFLVVAIPSAFLRSSLDQLAPALNSNRPTISVVKGLEPETHQRPSEIITDVLGTRSVIAVGGPSHAEEIARRLPATVVAASGDLSLAKRVQNMFATDRFRVYANVDLIGVEVAGAVKNVIAIAAGICDGLGFGDNAKSALMTRGIVEMSRFGAHFGAEESTFSGLAGIGDLITTCISPYGRNRLVGRRLGEGETLSQILESMDAVAEGVKTTQAVMEISDQNDIDMPISQEIYRVLFEEKSPFEATQTLMNRPYKIE, encoded by the coding sequence ATGCCAACGAAAATTGCAATTCTGGGCGGTGGTGCCATGGCGACCGCCTGTGCGATTCTGCTCAACGAACATCAGGATCAGCAGGTCTCCATGTGGTTACGGAGTGCTGATCTCGCTCGGGAAATCACAGAAACGCGGGAAAACAAACGGCTGTTGCCGGGCGTTCAGATTCCACAGGAAATCGAAGTGACTGGCGATATTGAACAGGCGGTCGCAGATGCCGAGTTTCTGGTCGTTGCCATCCCCTCTGCCTTTCTGCGATCATCACTCGATCAACTCGCCCCGGCTCTCAACAGCAATCGCCCTACGATCAGCGTTGTAAAAGGTCTGGAACCGGAAACTCATCAGCGTCCCAGTGAAATTATTACGGACGTTCTCGGTACGCGTTCTGTAATCGCCGTCGGCGGACCGAGCCACGCAGAAGAAATTGCCCGTCGACTGCCGGCGACAGTTGTTGCAGCCAGTGGAGATTTATCACTCGCAAAACGTGTCCAGAACATGTTTGCAACCGACCGATTTCGCGTCTATGCCAATGTCGATTTGATTGGCGTTGAAGTCGCAGGTGCGGTTAAGAACGTGATTGCCATCGCAGCTGGGATTTGCGATGGCCTCGGCTTTGGAGACAATGCCAAGTCGGCCTTAATGACTCGTGGAATCGTTGAGATGTCTCGCTTTGGTGCTCATTTTGGAGCTGAAGAATCGACCTTCAGCGGCTTGGCAGGCATTGGAGATTTGATTACCACTTGTATCAGTCCTTACGGACGCAATCGATTAGTTGGCCGTCGACTGGGCGAAGGAGAAACATTATCTCAGATCCTGGAATCGATGGATGCGGTTGCTGAAGGTGTGAAAACAACTCAGGCGGTCATGGAAATTTCCGATCAGAACGATATCGATATGCCGATCTCTCAGGAGATCTATCGAGTGTTGTTCGAAGAGAAATCACCTTTCGAAGCGACGCAAACCTTGATGAACAGGCCGTATAAAATTGAGTAA
- a CDS encoding preprotein translocase subunit SecA, with the protein MESATLSPTTPDENPDRTKPTKTVRFAANILQRSHELKDLPSEDIPRLIRGLRHRVESGESFASVQDEAFTLACLSIRRTCGFDLHHVQILGASSMARHSISEMQTGEGKTLTAVLPAVLFSLAGRGVHVVTVNDYLADRDATELRPIYERLGLSVGCVTTDMEDEARRQAYSRDITYGTAKEMGFDYLRDRLRLGAELIHEETRKIFQEEGGLVQRNQFCAIVDEADSVLIDDARTPLLIGTAQPESPQRVALFRWCSRAIQKLESHKDYIADSKKRQVFLTDPGCRKVVLLGKPPLMEAVNMETIFENIERALEAYLFYQRDRHYTLHEDEVTIVDESTGRLMPGRKWQNGLHQAIEAKEHLPISSPTSDAARVTVQRFFQQYPQKCGMTGTASNAKREFRKTYRLGVQRIPTNCPCIRKGLPTRVFSTQEAKNQAVMKSLQELLQQGRAVLVGTPSVGASERLSAVLHEHQIDHEILNARYHEVEAQIVSRAGQLGAVTIATNMAGRGTDIKLSPEVQEAGGLHVIATEMHSSARIDRQLVGRCARQGDPGTFQFFLSMEDELLKNLPADRVNRIRKQASRASVGELPANWAKLFKRTQRFLERNHYKQRKQMMKHEKKQMETYRRIGLNPYLEATGG; encoded by the coding sequence GTGGAGAGTGCGACCCTCTCGCCGACAACTCCTGACGAAAACCCTGACCGCACCAAGCCGACGAAAACTGTTCGCTTTGCGGCAAACATCCTTCAGCGCTCTCATGAGTTGAAGGATCTTCCCAGCGAAGATATCCCTCGGCTGATCCGAGGCTTACGGCATCGTGTTGAAAGTGGGGAATCATTCGCGAGTGTGCAGGACGAAGCCTTTACTCTTGCTTGTCTATCGATTCGTAGAACCTGCGGGTTCGATTTGCATCATGTGCAAATCCTCGGGGCTTCCAGCATGGCCCGGCATTCGATTTCAGAAATGCAAACGGGAGAAGGCAAAACCTTGACGGCTGTGTTGCCAGCAGTGTTGTTTTCTTTGGCAGGTCGAGGTGTGCATGTTGTGACCGTGAACGATTATCTGGCCGATCGCGATGCCACCGAACTGCGACCGATTTACGAACGCCTGGGTTTGTCGGTCGGCTGTGTCACCACCGATATGGAAGATGAAGCACGACGTCAGGCGTATTCTCGTGACATCACTTACGGCACCGCCAAGGAAATGGGTTTCGATTATCTGAGAGATCGTCTGCGTCTCGGAGCCGAACTTATTCACGAGGAAACTCGCAAAATCTTTCAGGAGGAAGGTGGTCTTGTTCAACGGAATCAATTCTGTGCCATCGTCGATGAAGCAGACAGTGTATTGATCGACGACGCCCGGACACCGCTTCTGATCGGAACCGCTCAGCCGGAATCTCCTCAGCGGGTTGCTCTATTTCGGTGGTGTTCACGAGCGATCCAGAAACTTGAATCTCATAAAGACTATATTGCCGACTCGAAGAAAAGGCAGGTTTTTCTTACAGATCCCGGTTGCAGAAAAGTGGTGCTGCTGGGAAAACCGCCTTTGATGGAGGCGGTGAATATGGAAACGATTTTCGAAAATATCGAACGGGCTCTGGAAGCGTATCTGTTTTATCAGCGAGACCGCCATTACACACTGCATGAAGATGAAGTCACGATTGTCGATGAATCGACCGGACGCTTAATGCCGGGGCGAAAATGGCAAAATGGATTACATCAGGCGATTGAAGCCAAAGAACATTTGCCGATCTCCTCCCCAACCAGCGATGCCGCTCGTGTTACAGTACAACGATTTTTTCAACAGTATCCCCAAAAATGCGGTATGACCGGAACGGCCTCAAATGCGAAGCGTGAATTTCGGAAAACCTATCGACTGGGCGTACAGCGAATTCCAACCAACTGCCCCTGTATTCGTAAAGGTTTGCCAACACGAGTTTTCTCCACTCAGGAGGCGAAAAATCAAGCCGTCATGAAGAGTCTCCAGGAATTGTTACAACAGGGGCGTGCCGTTCTGGTCGGAACTCCTTCTGTCGGTGCCTCGGAGCGTTTGAGTGCAGTACTTCATGAACATCAGATCGACCATGAAATTCTCAATGCTCGCTATCATGAAGTGGAGGCACAAATTGTCTCGCGTGCCGGGCAGTTGGGAGCGGTTACGATTGCGACCAACATGGCTGGTCGCGGAACAGACATCAAACTATCTCCTGAAGTTCAAGAGGCTGGTGGTTTGCACGTGATAGCGACCGAAATGCACAGTTCCGCCAGAATCGATCGACAGCTTGTTGGACGCTGTGCACGGCAGGGAGATCCTGGCACTTTTCAATTTTTCCTTTCCATGGAAGATGAACTTCTTAAGAACTTGCCCGCAGATCGAGTGAATAGAATTCGAAAGCAAGCCTCGCGTGCCAGCGTGGGAGAACTTCCTGCAAACTGGGCCAAACTCTTCAAACGGACACAACGTTTTCTCGAACGTAATCACTACAAGCAGCGGAAACAGATGATGAAACATGAAAAGAAACAGATGGAAACCTACCGGCGAATCGGCCTGAATCCGTACCTGGAAGCGACGGGAGGTTAA
- a CDS encoding ArnT family glycosyltransferase, with protein sequence MSSARKNEAPPEESENHSPSVWRKWLPVFLAIVWILGFYTYFYSQTLPNAQQLADGTRPDRWLIWEFVPQVLLDDLLPIRDKNAAPAGLPYLPQRIPFLLIAILIYGLAYCLGTGLFHALGLKIRSIGRAEWHGLSLAVGLSGLSLLTLGLGMLGGLNRIAFGIAYMIILLFWAMVHARSLGGFSAWISRMKAWVLLQNHKLSQKTLTLNSIRVWGTIVIVPFLIAIFLGAMLPSVDFDVKEYHFGGPKEFYQSGSIHMLPHNVYTSFPFLTEMLTLTGMVLYGNWYWGAVAGKTILAGFAPLTALLVYTIIRRSATPTAGWLGAMIYLTIPWTYRISIIAYTEGGLCLYVAATLLATMVAISLLKKKPTPTRWFLVTGLLAGSAISCKYPGLISVTLPISLFLLGAYLLAVKAGQRKPIELLSGAGAFVLGTVITFGPWMAKNMAETGNPVYPLLYSVIGGADWDDAMNVKWKAAHSPDHHKITHFFTSVVDVFAVNDWQSPLILGFGLIGILAGLKSSPKVRWVSLYLLWLLISWWVLTHRIDRFWVPLLPVGACLAGWGAWWLMQRTRIGLIALLAPAMLFNLAFITLELCGYNAYVIDLNAARKITANITSPEVVYLNEIMKNKEGALLSVGEAELFDATFPYRYNTVFDRSLFAEWMGIVDRKIPEGEWKNKPAEDIRKIFADNKFSYVLVNWQEILRYRTSYKYTDFVTPERFQTLQEMGILGDALPNTPFYQPCKSLSDSQRKEIERWAPSLIVEINGERYFVTTQVFPVLPE encoded by the coding sequence ATGTCATCTGCACGCAAAAATGAGGCTCCTCCAGAGGAATCAGAGAATCACTCGCCCTCAGTCTGGCGAAAGTGGTTGCCGGTTTTTTTGGCTATTGTATGGATCCTGGGCTTCTACACTTACTTTTACTCGCAAACCTTACCAAACGCTCAGCAGCTGGCTGATGGGACTCGTCCAGATCGCTGGTTGATCTGGGAATTTGTGCCGCAAGTCTTGCTGGATGATTTGCTTCCCATTCGGGACAAGAATGCCGCTCCGGCGGGCTTGCCGTACTTACCTCAACGGATTCCGTTTCTGCTTATCGCCATCTTAATTTACGGGCTGGCCTATTGTTTGGGGACAGGTTTGTTCCATGCACTCGGATTGAAAATCCGCAGCATTGGTCGAGCAGAATGGCATGGACTGAGCCTGGCCGTTGGACTTTCCGGACTCTCTCTGCTCACACTCGGGCTGGGTATGCTGGGTGGTTTGAATCGGATCGCTTTCGGAATTGCTTATATGATAATTCTACTGTTCTGGGCAATGGTGCATGCGCGAAGCCTGGGAGGATTCTCGGCTTGGATCTCGCGGATGAAAGCCTGGGTTTTATTGCAGAATCACAAACTCTCTCAGAAAACGTTGACTCTAAATTCGATTCGAGTCTGGGGCACAATTGTGATCGTTCCCTTTCTCATCGCGATTTTTCTGGGAGCGATGTTGCCCTCTGTCGATTTCGATGTCAAAGAGTACCACTTCGGTGGTCCCAAAGAGTTCTACCAGTCGGGCTCCATTCACATGCTGCCGCACAATGTTTATACGAGCTTCCCATTTCTCACGGAGATGCTCACGCTGACCGGCATGGTTTTATATGGGAACTGGTATTGGGGAGCAGTCGCCGGAAAAACAATTCTGGCAGGTTTCGCTCCCCTGACGGCTTTGCTCGTTTACACCATCATCCGTCGTTCTGCCACGCCCACTGCCGGCTGGCTGGGAGCGATGATTTATCTGACGATTCCCTGGACCTATCGCATTTCCATCATTGCCTACACAGAAGGGGGACTTTGTCTGTATGTCGCTGCGACTCTGCTGGCGACGATGGTTGCGATCTCACTCTTGAAAAAGAAACCGACTCCAACTCGCTGGTTTCTGGTCACAGGTTTGCTGGCCGGAAGTGCGATTTCGTGCAAATATCCCGGCTTGATTTCCGTCACTCTGCCAATCTCACTGTTCCTGCTGGGCGCCTATCTTCTGGCTGTTAAGGCAGGTCAACGGAAGCCGATCGAATTACTCAGTGGAGCAGGCGCCTTTGTGCTGGGAACAGTGATCACGTTTGGCCCGTGGATGGCCAAGAACATGGCAGAGACTGGGAATCCCGTTTATCCCTTATTGTACTCCGTCATTGGAGGAGCCGACTGGGATGACGCAATGAACGTCAAATGGAAAGCGGCTCACAGTCCTGATCATCACAAAATCACTCATTTTTTCACAAGTGTGGTCGATGTTTTTGCCGTGAACGATTGGCAATCGCCATTGATTCTGGGTTTCGGTTTAATCGGAATTCTAGCGGGCCTGAAAAGCAGTCCGAAAGTGCGATGGGTGAGTCTCTATTTACTGTGGTTGCTGATCTCCTGGTGGGTGCTGACACATCGCATCGACCGTTTCTGGGTTCCATTACTACCAGTCGGGGCTTGTCTTGCAGGATGGGGAGCCTGGTGGCTGATGCAACGCACACGCATCGGATTGATTGCGTTATTAGCGCCAGCAATGTTGTTCAATCTGGCTTTTATCACACTTGAGCTATGTGGTTACAACGCTTATGTGATTGATCTGAATGCCGCTCGAAAAATCACAGCCAATATTACTTCGCCTGAAGTTGTTTATCTCAATGAAATAATGAAAAACAAGGAGGGAGCGTTATTGAGCGTAGGTGAAGCCGAGTTGTTCGATGCAACCTTCCCGTATCGTTACAACACGGTGTTCGATCGCTCCCTGTTCGCAGAGTGGATGGGGATTGTCGATCGGAAAATTCCCGAAGGGGAATGGAAGAATAAGCCAGCAGAGGACATTCGAAAGATCTTTGCAGATAACAAGTTCAGCTACGTGCTCGTCAACTGGCAGGAAATTCTGCGATATCGGACGTCCTATAAATACACCGACTTTGTCACTCCTGAAAGATTTCAGACACTTCAGGAGATGGGCATTCTGGGAGATGCGTTACCCAATACGCCGTTTTATCAGCCATGTAAATCCTTGTCGGATTCTCAGCGAAAAGAAATCGAACGCTGGGCGCCTTCATTGATCGTTGAGATCAACGGAGAGCGGTACTTTGTGACGACACAGGTTTTTCCCGTGCTGCCCGAATGA
- a CDS encoding cation diffusion facilitator family transporter yields MNEITTRYRDAFRAALIGLVVNLTLGIVKMTAGMVARSSALIADAVNSLGDALTSLAVLYGLQVAQRPADAEHPYGHMRAEGIAATNVAIGIIISAAIVGWEAIIRFGEIAPRTPWWAIAIAGGNVVLKEWLFQYKLQVGKRTRSASIIANAWDHRSDALCSLAVLAGLLIIRWGGPGWVDAVAAIIVSLGVIASGIHLFRSSASELMDEQADPQFLASIHQTALSVTGVEEIETLLVRKVGLEYFADVHIEVNPSITVDFGHRIGHDVKDELLKQHPELRDVLIHLEPHRDQAD; encoded by the coding sequence TTGAACGAAATTACAACACGATATCGAGACGCTTTTCGAGCCGCCTTAATCGGCTTGGTCGTCAATCTGACTTTGGGGATTGTGAAAATGACTGCTGGCATGGTGGCGCGCTCGAGTGCTCTCATTGCCGATGCCGTCAATTCTCTGGGCGATGCCCTCACTTCACTGGCAGTATTGTATGGATTGCAAGTGGCTCAACGACCAGCTGATGCCGAGCATCCTTATGGTCACATGCGAGCTGAAGGAATTGCAGCGACAAATGTCGCGATCGGCATCATCATTTCCGCAGCGATTGTCGGTTGGGAAGCGATCATACGATTTGGCGAAATTGCACCTCGAACACCCTGGTGGGCAATTGCGATTGCCGGCGGAAATGTCGTGTTGAAAGAGTGGCTGTTTCAATACAAGTTACAAGTGGGAAAGCGGACACGGTCGGCTTCCATTATTGCGAATGCCTGGGATCATCGCAGTGATGCGCTCTGTTCGCTGGCTGTCCTGGCAGGATTGCTGATTATCCGTTGGGGTGGTCCAGGCTGGGTCGATGCGGTGGCAGCAATCATCGTTTCATTGGGAGTGATTGCATCCGGCATCCATTTGTTCCGCAGCAGTGCCAGTGAACTGATGGACGAGCAGGCCGACCCGCAATTTCTGGCATCGATCCATCAAACCGCATTATCGGTGACAGGAGTGGAAGAGATTGAAACCTTACTGGTGCGAAAAGTCGGACTGGAATACTTTGCGGATGTGCATATTGAAGTGAATCCCTCAATCACTGTCGACTTCGGGCACCGGATTGGTCATGATGTCAAAGATGAGCTTTTAAAGCAGCATCCTGAATTACGAGATGTCCTGATCCATCTGGAACCACATCGCGATCAGGCTGACTGA
- a CDS encoding efflux RND transporter periplasmic adaptor subunit: protein MTMNNSKLTKILLIAFGFAISGELSIAEDRERILVDNCSIAPLNSAKIASDRPGVLELISVEEGDEVDAKQQIARLRDDVATAAVEISRKQTENDIEIRLAQKTSEVAAAELEQAVQANSDPNLQVVTRYEIRRLKLSAEQTQLQIEQAEHDFAVKKLELIESEERLKEHQILTPISGMVVRRFKTSGEAVQQGTEIAEVVNFQILKVEGFINVADSWEICQGDPVVVRLESPNLSSKIRDMTFNGNIRFIDGAVTPVTEKIRIWAEVRNEGNKLKPGLRATLEIMPSTKQTDELSE from the coding sequence ATGACTATGAATAATTCGAAACTCACAAAAATATTACTCATCGCGTTTGGTTTCGCGATATCTGGAGAGTTATCGATCGCGGAGGATCGAGAACGTATTTTAGTCGATAATTGTTCGATTGCTCCTTTGAATTCTGCCAAGATTGCCAGTGATCGGCCTGGAGTTCTCGAATTGATTTCGGTTGAGGAAGGGGATGAAGTTGATGCGAAGCAACAAATCGCTCGTTTGCGGGATGATGTCGCAACCGCGGCGGTTGAAATTTCCCGGAAACAGACCGAGAACGATATTGAAATAAGACTGGCTCAAAAAACAAGTGAAGTTGCAGCGGCGGAACTCGAACAAGCCGTACAGGCAAATTCAGATCCCAATCTGCAGGTTGTTACCCGATATGAAATCCGCCGCTTAAAACTTTCCGCTGAGCAAACTCAATTGCAAATAGAACAGGCTGAGCATGATTTCGCCGTGAAAAAACTCGAACTGATCGAATCGGAAGAACGCCTCAAAGAACATCAAATACTCACACCGATTTCAGGAATGGTGGTTCGTCGTTTCAAAACTAGTGGAGAAGCGGTTCAGCAGGGAACTGAAATCGCAGAAGTGGTGAATTTTCAAATTCTAAAAGTTGAAGGCTTTATCAATGTGGCTGACTCCTGGGAGATCTGTCAGGGGGATCCCGTTGTCGTGCGACTGGAAAGTCCGAATTTGTCGTCAAAAATCCGCGATATGACCTTCAACGGGAATATTCGTTTCATCGATGGAGCAGTCACTCCCGTCACCGAGAAAATACGTATCTGGGCGGAAGTTCGCAATGAGGGAAACAAGCTCAAACCAGGACTGCGAGCCACCCTGGAAATTATGCCTTCAACCAAACAGACAGACGAACTCTCCGAGTAG